Proteins encoded in a region of the Odocoileus virginianus isolate 20LAN1187 ecotype Illinois chromosome 9, Ovbor_1.2, whole genome shotgun sequence genome:
- the NSFL1C gene encoding NSFL1 cofactor p47: MASERQDALREFVAVTGAEEDRARFFLESAGWDLQIALASFYEDGGDEDIVTISQATPSSVSRGTAPSDNRVTSFRDLIHDQDEDEEEEEGQRFYAGGSERSGQQIVGPPRKKSPNELVDDLFKGAKEHGAVAVERVTKSPGETSKPRPFAGGGYRLGAAPEEESAYVAGERRRHSGQDVHVVLKLWKTGFSLDNGELRSYQDPSNAQFLESIRRGEVPAELRRLAHGGQVNLDMEDHRDEDFVKPKGAFKAFTGEGQKLGSTAPQVLNTSSPAQQAENEAKASSSISIDESQPTTNIQIRLADGGRLVQKFNHSHRISDIRLYIVDARPAMAATSFVLMTTFPNKELADENQTLKEANLLNAVIVQRLT, translated from the exons ATCGCCCTAGCAAGCTTTTATGAGGATGGAGGGGACGAAGACATTGTGACCATTTCGCAGGCAACCCCCAGTTCAGTATCCAGAGGCACAGCCCCCAG CGATAATAGGGTGACATCCTTCAGAGACCTCATTCATGACCAAGATGAGgacgaggaggaagaggagggtcaGAG GTTTTATGCTGGGGGCTCAGAGAGAAGCGGACAGCAGATTGTTGGCCCTCCCAGGAAGAAAAGTCCCAACGAGCTGGTGGACGATCTCTTTAAAGGTGCCAAGGAGCATGGAGCTGTAGCTGTGGAACGAGTGACCAAGAGCCCTGGAGAGACCAGTAAACCAAGA CCATTTGCAGGTGGTGGCTACCGCCTTGGAGCGGCACCAGAGGAAGAGTCTGCCTATGTGGCAGGAGAAAGGAGGCGGCATTCCGGCCAAGAT GTTCATGTAGTGTTGAAGCTCTGGAAGACTGGATTCAGCCTGGACAACGGTGAACTCAGAAGCTACCAAGACCCATCCAACGCCCAGTTTCTGGAGTCTATTCGCAGAGG AGAGGTGCCAGCAGAGCTGCGGAGGTTAGCTCACGGCGGGCAGGTGAACTTGGACATGGAGGACCATCGGGATGAGGACTTCGTGAAGCCCAAGGGAGCCTTCAAAGCCTTCACTGGCGAGGGTCAGAAGCTGGGCAG CACTGCCCCCCAGGTATTGAATACCAGCTCCCCAGCACAGCAGGCAGAAAATGAAGCCAAAGCCAGCTCTTCCATCTCAATTGATGAGTCACAGCCTACCACAAACATCCAAATACGGCTTGCTGACGGTGGGAGGCTGGTGCAGAAGTTTAACCACAGCCACAG GATCAGCGACATCCGACTCTACATTGTAGACGCCCGGCCGGCCATGGCTGCCACCAGCTTTGTCCTCATGACTACCTTCCCAAACAAAGAGCTGGCTGATGAGAACCAGACCCTGAAGGAAGCCAACCTGCTCAATGCCGTCATCGTGCAGCGGTTAACATAA